CTTTCTTCCTGGTGGATGGGATTACAACGATGATGTTGGCACTAAAGCACCAGGACCACACTGTTTTCCCTACTGGATATCTTCTTTCAATAACAGTCATATTATAGACTCAAGATGTCTTGCTATACAACCCACTTGGATGGCAGACAACAAGTAAGAAAAGTGTGTATTTTACAGTTTTCTTATAAATggattcatttcaatttaatccttggcaaatatttgttttgcttATATCTTATCCTTTTccagaattgaaaataattaaattttttaatacaggGATTTACTAGCAGATCGATATCTTGATACTCTGCTGCTACCAGGAACCCATAATTCAGGAGCTTTCTTAGGAGAAGGTACTTTTCAAGAACAATTCATATTAAATCAAGATAGAGACATATGGACTCAACTAGTGTTTGGGATTAGATATTTAGATTTCAGGATAGGATATTACGGAGCACAAGGGTAGGTTCTGcaactttatttattcaaaaacattcaaatttctgCACCTGCAGTTTATTCTATTAATATAACTGGCCTTTAGTATTATAGATCTTGTTAGACCTTACAGTGACTGCTACAAAacgattttatattattttatgtttcccttgttatttttaatgattaaaaaaaatctgaaagcGTTTGTCAATGATCTTAtggtttttgattattttataagaattgaaaaccattttaatttttgtataagaATCGGAAACGATTTGTATTGTTTTCAAAGAATCGAGATCGATTATTAATTccaaaacaaatcataaataAGACTGTAATGTTTCCATTCTTTTGCGATAATTGAAATtcatgaaatgaaatatattttttagtgatTTATCGATATTAAGAAAGCGAATCGAAAACTTCCACTAGTTGTCATTAGTCCTATTAGATGATTCGCATTTTCCTTTTGCTGGTGAAAATAATAGGAGTAGCAATCTATCTTGGTATCTAACAGACACAATAGAACTGACAATAGAAGTCAAGTATATCTGCTTGCGGGACCGAactaatccctactaccatcaTCTGGTAACGCTGTacttattaaactttatttgtttgattttaagtACACTGTCCAATGGCAATGTTAATTTAATTATGAACCTGCGCCAATAAATGTAGTAGTACCCTCGTCCGTGAATGAGTGCAACACAATTATCATTTCGAAGAGAAAACTAAATCAAAAATcaagtaaattttattaatttcgaaaatcacaacaacaaaaattagaCTTACTTCTCTATCTGAACTAACCAACAATAATAGTCTTGAAAACAACATTGTAACAAATAAGAACTGcgtttaaataaacataattaattccgtattatataaacaaactttATAATTCAAGTTTCATATTAAAATGTGTAATATATTTCAGATTCTTCTTAAATCATGATAAATTCAGAATCCAAGAAGTGCGTCCTTTATTTCAgcaaatcaaaaaatttctgttAGCGTCTCCCAACGAAATGATAGTGTTAGATTTCCATAGATTTCCCTATCCTTCAAAATTCTCTGAAGATATTCACAAtcgatttatcaaaattgttaatgAGGATTTAGGAGAATTTGCCGCAACTGTACTTAGTGGAATGAGGACGACAAAATTACGAGAATTTTGGGccttaaataaaagtttgatcATATGCTACAATAACCAAGCTGTTGTAGAATCGAAAAAAAGTAAGTAGGTAAttcaatttatcattaaaatcatcatatataaatttgttttgttgcAAGGCAAAACATTTTGTGAAATAGCAATTTAGTTCCGCAGGTTgcttaattgttgtttttaagcTCGATTGCTtatatttaatttctaataGTAGCAAGCGGCTGCCATTTATTGAATTCTTCTTTACATTTACTACATTTTGATTATTGATGTAGATtcaatttttgcaaatatttttaagttcATCCAATGCCAATTGACAATCATCGTTGTATTCAAggaattcaatatttcttctatGATAGAATTTATAGATTCATCTCGAAGATACCCAATTTTAGAccacaacaataataatatatagcTCTAGTAGGAACTAGAACAAGCTCGAGATTCTTTCAAAAAGGTTGCTTTGAATGGAacgtacaattttttaatttgtttctcCTTTTTCTTCTCTTCCTCTTCAATTGCCTCATCGCCGATGAGAACaatcatttgtttaaaaaaaaactgattcacTTACATTTACTTTActactttgaatttatttcctCGAAGCAATTGAATTTTTACGTGTGAATAATTTTCTGTACGTGAACTATAAGAGACGTGTCTTTTTTAAATCCGTCTTTTTTCTCAATatgtggttaggttaggtttacctTCAGTTAAGTTTATcagaattgaaacaaaatttagaCTTTTGTCTTAAGTATTAACCAGCACTCACTGCAAAAAGAAGCACCACAGCAATGAACTACCAGAGAACGTAGGTATTCCAGTAATAAAGCTACATGTTATTAAAGGTCATGTTTGTAAActcagtaaaaaaataaaatataaaaagatttaaTAACTAAGTTATAAGAAGCTTAGACAAATTTTAAAGTCGCGATATTTTAGAAATGGTGATTCTTGGCTCAAGAAGctttagaataatttttctagcctatcataaaaaacaaagataGCAATCTTTAACTTTGAGTAACTTTTTTAGCTCACTTAGGGActtcttgaaatttatttctaaatgcAAATCCAAGGTTTCCACCATCAGCTTTCGTTATTGacctctattttttttttcttatttgacaATACTTAATATTTTCAACACCAGAGATTGCAGGCTTCCTCGTGAATCATTGAaaataagtaattattttttccgTAAATTCCAAAAATACTAATAGTACGTTTAAATTTGTCAATTTGAAGCGTAGTCACaagcatttttatttatatcgaGCTCTGCACaataaatgtgataaaattcaattctcttcTGGAAAACTTCTTCTCTCGAAGTGACGCTGTGATAAGGTCCAACGAAACCAGACTAAATGTTTTTCTACAATAGAAATTGCAAgcaaaaagattattttgttctattatttgaatgaataatcttGTGTAACTTCCTAGATGtctcaaacaaaaacaatgtaCATATATATTTCAGACGAGACCTGGTTATGGCATCCGCTTCGCCAATATTGGGGAGACGCTAGATCTTTGCAAGATTTGAAGAGACACATCAGAAAAGTCATCGATGAACGTGGTGATCTACCGAAGGCTAACCCTTTTTGGGCTCTAATGGCTGAACTCACCCCTCGACCGATCGATGTATTTTTCGGTACTTACAATTTACGAAAATTAGCTCAAGAAACAAATAGAGAAGTAACTAAATGGTTCCGAGATGAATTTGGGAAAGAAAGTAATATCGTTGCCACTGATTATTTTGTTGGAAATGATATAATCGATATCGCTATCGACATAAATACAAGAGgcaatagaaataaaactatatcataataaataaataaatagtaaacgatattaatttataaatgttgaatttgATACTTATATTTGTATAACTTTCAAgaaattaaacttttaaaacCGTTTTTGTGATTTAGGTATGTTTGGAAAAGTTGGTACATGTCGAATAATAACTTTCATattcaagaaataataaatagttacaCAAGAATAGATGAATGATCAACTATAACTATTTGACTAACAACAGATGTTAATAATTGAGGTATCTCTAGTATTATGAGAATACAGTATGTTCATCGAGGAATATAACTTgctaatatttctatttctgaGAGGTATACAAAAAAAGGTTATAATTCAGACCATCGATACATTTAATTACAAGTATATCATGATGATTTAAGGTCACATAATTCTAGTCAAATGGTTTCTACCGttagaaattcaaattatttaatagtttttgtttcaaGCCACTAAAGTCATACTTTTTGTCACGAGGCTGGAAATTACTTGCCGAGACGTTTACTAACTACTAACCAGACGGGGGACAAAAAGAGACTTCAGACTTCGAAATTGCCcagattcaaaaatacttgGAATTCAGGCGATCAGAATATGACTGCCACGTTTAGTTGCTGAATAGTAtgattagtttttaaaaatcggTGTACaaatctttctttttatttatttatatattaatggTATTAGAATAGTTTGAATTGCCTAAAATTAAAAGTTGTAAGCTGGTTGATGTGTAATTGACTGCTGTCGAACATAAAACGGATGACAGTTCAGTTACTTCTGTGCCTAGGCACTAAAAAATGATTTCACTGCTGATATCTATAGACCAATCAGGATTAGGGTGCCtctcttgattttagatcttttctgatttaaatttagtttcttTCATAATTTGACAGACAGATGAGAATTTGACATTTCAACTTcctttagtctttatcaaaatataagtaTATAGAAATGTATCTCCTCGTTCTAAACTTCATAGTACTCGCTCTGTTATTCTTCAGTTAACGGTTTTCCATACACTTCTTATAAATGAGTTAATGTTGATATACTTACCtgcatttatttcatttcttggTGAACACTCCAGAAAATATTGTTCCATAGTTTTAAGTTATGtgcatttttagttatttagtttTGTTCCTGATAAATGGTAGCTTGTAAACTTGATAATGAAAGTTGTGGGTTAACCAACTTCCAACAATTAACCGTCCTTagcagtttcttcttcttcctgctgtgtataggcataaTTGCCAGTTTTTCTTCACGttattgcctctgctcagtcacctagGAGGTTGTCACTCATTTTTTCCTAGgtcttctttgtcctgctggtgatttgtcccttgatattttcacaattcgtttttccgtcatgcggtcaatgtgctcattccaaaTTTGTTCTTAGCAGTTATTACAAGATAAACTGGCCAATTAGACAATAACTGAACATCAAAAATAACATAAAGGGCGTTAGCTTGGTCAATACAAACCTTTTAGGAAGGGAGAAAAGTCATAATTTTGAATCTACTTAAGCCCTAGTAGtaaatgtatgaaatattgaggaagatataaaataaaagcaataaacaaaaaatatcgtttAATAATTATAAGTAGAACAAGGTCATTGAAagtagtttttatatataaaaaaaagttgagatacaaaaaatatttaatacaatcaGTAAATTTAAAAGTCGGtggtgaaattataaaatatgaaattttgtacaGGTAAATAACAtatctatataaatatgtataaattaaGGCTTACGACTGTACATTAATTAATGCTTTACATAGTAAAGACAGCAATGGTCAGTTCATAGAATATACATTCAgtcaaaaatttaacaattgaactactactttattttcataaaaattaataaaacagcttttgatttaaaatcataaaatgttattttcattatatttgaaaCGTTTTGCGTCAAACTATTCTAGAGTTATTCTCGAATGACTAGAAACCATTATTATTGTGTCTTAGAACTAGATATAGAAAAGGCAGACATATCCAATTTTCTACTCCCTTTATTTTCATAGGTCCCTTGGTAGATGGACCCATTTTACATGGTGATGTTTCTTATCAATCTTAGAAATTATCTACAAACTAACCAACTACTTCCGATATAAGTATCCTCTAGTAATAGTCTATATCACAGTATTGTTATTCTTAACCTCACAATCAGTATTGGGCAAATGTTCCATAACCAGCGACATCTCCCCAATAGGCGCAGCTGAATCTATCAGATTCTGCGCACTCAACGACGACATGTTATCACTAAAATTAGGTATTCTCGTGTTATTTCTATGTACAGTACTCCTTCGAAAACTACTTCTTAAAATAGAAGCGACTTCGGCTGCTGTCAACGCTGTAGAAGTTGATTCCAAGTTTCTCAGTCTTTCAAGTGTTGATAAACGGGTATTACCGAGAGTACCATCTGGAACGGTGATTGAAACATCTCGTGAGGTGTTGTTCATTTCTACTAAAACGGTGTTATAATCTGGAGGAGGAAGAGGAGTGTTGCTGGAGTTTCCGTTATTATTCGATATTGGAGTTCTTTGTCTAGAGGAACCTTCGCctaaaaaaaatctcttttttagAAACTGCGCATTGCTAGAATTGAAAAACTAACCTAAAACGTTAGCTATTCTTCTAACACTTCTTCTAATGCTTTGCCGTAAGAACTTTGCAATTCTAGCACCGGTCGCAGTCGTGTAGGATGGAGGAGGAGTGTACTTCGGTGGAGGATCTTCAGCTGTCGCGTTGGCggcattattttcatttctgatCGCTTCGGCTGCTTCTTGGTTGCTTAAATCGTCCATGTGCTCACCGATCGGTGGCCGGTATAGTAATTGAATACGCTggacaaaattaaatatatttaggGTAAGAACTAACTGTTTAttggtatattttatattaacaataaattattatgaataaaatttttaataagatttaCTACTAACGTAATTCTGACGTTCCTCAAACTCCTGGGTATGCaatgaacaaaacaaaatttatttagtattttttctacaaactaACCTAAATTAGATCTTTtctagttttctttttatttcatttcattgcttcagttatatgaaatttataaaagttatattcCACTCAACGTTCACTAAAGTCTCAAGGATATCATAATATCTAAACAACATCCTTTACAACAAGGCGTCGGCCATTTTGTTGATAGTTTCGAAGATAGAGAACATACCAGAGCATTGCTAGTGATTATTGTTTGATGAAGTTTGGCTTTTTTAGAGAATATAATGAGAAGTTGACTCATCATGACCGTGAGCAATATCAGAAGAGAGAGTTCGGGAGTGTGATTGTGACCCGTTTGAGCTGCGGTACGAAGATATGGAGACAGACAAGAACCAGTGGTCACGCTTGACCGAATTAGACAGACTGTAGTACCTAGTTATCCGCACGAATCCGCTCACAATTTCCTCACCTTTTCTCCTCATATGATAGGGCTTGGGAACGTTTATATACCACTTGTGTGCTAGCTACACTATAGTATTCTTATTTCCTCTGGTTCGTCTAGAATAAGGATTTAATTCTTATCACATTTTGTCTTAATGTCCGAATAACTTCACACTTTCATTGCTTTCAATtctctttaataattttatgtgTGTCCCTATATCTTTCAATTCGATGAAACAATGTACTGGCTAGTGTTTCTTTCTTTCCACAGCTAACGATTTCAATTTCCCTGCTGAAATTTATGTCTTGCTTCCATAGGAGTAATTGAGATTGTTTTCAGATATTTGAATATCAAACTAATAAATTCAGGGTCTCAGATCATCTTTggcattttgatattttcagtcTTTTACGGAGTCTTGTTCAGTCTCATTGTTTCATGTggcgaaaaacccaaaattttctctattatatttatgttgaaaaatataataaaagaataCGATGAgctatacttcgaatattaaGACTTTCTTTtgatatgattatttaatatacaaaGTGAACATTTGAAAccgatattattatgagggacACCACTATAGATACGAATCGTTCGAGTTGGTTTTTCCTAGACGTTcaacaaaatttccattataaactCACTCCAACAAGTTAGTGGAATGGGGATTCCAGAGGTCGCGGACATTGCAGTATCTAAGTGGAATGTACCCAAAGTAAAATTTACTGTGTGAATTCAATGGATTGCtgtttaaaataatagaaaaaatgcagcaaatttattatcatgaaattttgttgaaatttaagAATTAATCCATTGGAACCCAGTGCCCTAATCTGAAGACAACTAAAATACTTCTAttatgtgtatatatatatatatatatatatatatatatatatatatatatatatatatatatatatatataagctaCAAGAATAGTTTGTTtcatttgaatagaaaaaataatttgggcATTAATGGATTGATGTAAAATGAGTAATTAATACAATGTATTGTTAAGAAGCATCGCTAAGCTttacttttttagtttcttcTACCACGTATTAATTTAATCTTCATAATCTTCACTACTTACATCCAAAATGTCACTAGGTCCATTATTCAAATACCTATAACTCTGTATTACAGCTACTAAGGGAATACAAAGAATGGGGACAAGTTGTATCATTGATCCTACTTGACGTGCCCAAAGAGGCCAATATCCAGCTACAGGCCCGTGATGCCAAATAAACATATCTCTGAAGCTACCATTTTTGAATGTCGCAATACAAagtacctaaaaataaaacattttttcaaataaatccataaataattctaaaaattgcACAAAGACGTAAAATGTTCCAAATACTCtcttataaaatataaagtaaagATAGAGGGAGGCATTTTATACTGACCATTAAAGCAACAGGTAAGATCACGTTCCAAGTGAACGACAATAACGCAGGAGCCCAGCTCAAAAAGCACGGATGGCTATTTTGATAGAATAATGCTGTAACGACAGTATCTCCACTATAAGGTCTTCCACGAACCATGAATACTGCcataatttgtataataatgaCGATCACTAGCCACCATACACCACCAACTGTGTAATCCAAGAAGTAGACCACGTAAATTCCCATCTAAAAGCAAATCATCGACATATTTGAACAATGTTTGGACGATACTGGTTCTTCTAATAATCATAGATAATCTCCCAGATTTCTTATTAAACAGTGACGAGTTTGTCGGTCAAATAATACAGATACTTTAGTTCAGAagttattaaactttttttctttgtaaaccactttcaaaatactttttactAGTTTAAGTTCATACATCTATACCATATTACCAACACGTCAAAAAATCAGATCTAAGGAAATTCAAGTACACTCCTGTTGTAAAGCTTACAGTGGAACCCTGAGAGTGCACCTGAAACACTTTAGGAATCACTGCTTTAGTGATGTGGTGCCAAAGAAGTTCACGAAATATTAGAAACTCTTTGATTTGTCTAATATAGTGATAATGTAATAACTTTTAAGATTATTTACAATTGTATGAGGGGATTTAAAAGCGAAAATGTGTCAGATAAGATCAAAGACGTCTTTCGGCTTCttaatgtgaaaatttgttcatttgGGTATTGGAATATGCGAAactaaaatgaagaaaaattgaaaaaaagcttATTACTTCATTATGACTACACACCATGTCGCACACTGCTTTTGATTAGAGATTTTGGCCACCAAAAGTCTTCCAGATTTATCACATCCACATTTTGCATAATGCGACTCCTGGATCTTGCCGAATATACAAAATGTGctaaatagaaaatgtttaaaataaatgagaGCCATTCAAAGAGAAGCTTTCCAGAAACACTTCTCATCttaactttgtaataaaagcATTGCTGGCTAAAGGCAGTACTTTGAAGATCAATCCAAGTTCTtcgttttaagaaaaatatttttaatcgcACTTCGTTGTATTCATTTTCATAATGTATTATGTTGATtataatgaatgtttcaaaaaaaatattttgacgtctCAACCTAATTTCGGTCTTCATCTAAGAAAAATACAGGTTAGTTTGTAGATTCTCCAAGATTTT
The window above is part of the Diorhabda sublineata isolate icDioSubl1.1 chromosome 3, icDioSubl1.1, whole genome shotgun sequence genome. Proteins encoded here:
- the LOC130441507 gene encoding PI-PLC X-box domain-containing protein DDB_G0293730, with translation MSRACCVIIISQIILACVDAYNSKCGKVHLTVSARDTYIEMNWITECPKYLQPDEIILSRKNMAGRDEDQDILLRVQPLDYPDGYLKTKVKFGHPFLPGGWDYNDDVGTKAPGPHCFPYWISSFNNSHIIDSRCLAIQPTWMADNKDLLADRYLDTLLLPGTHNSGAFLGEGTFQEQFILNQDRDIWTQLVFGIRYLDFRIGYYGAQGFFLNHDKFRIQEVRPLFQQIKKFLLASPNEMIVLDFHRFPYPSKFSEDIHNRFIKIVNEDLGEFAATVLSGMRTTKLREFWALNKSLIICYNNQAVVESKKNETWLWHPLRQYWGDARSLQDLKRHIRKVIDERGDLPKANPFWALMAELTPRPIDVFFGTYNLRKLAQETNREVTKWFRDEFGKESNIVATDYFVGNDIIDIAIDINTRGNRNKTIS